From Vibrio tritonius, the proteins below share one genomic window:
- a CDS encoding ABC transporter permease: MMFKRYFWLCGSGMFALLLILPIVSLFYLSTEEAGDLFSHLFATVLPTYTLNTLLLVIGVMGLSLFFGVPSAWLMAMCRVPGEKWLQWALVLPLAMPGYIVGYIYTDWFDYSGPIQQWLRGITGWTASDYWFPDIRTLFGATYVLALVLYPYIYLMSRSAFMEQNVSLLQSARLLGCSSFESFRRVSLPLVRPAVAVGLSLVAMETLGDFGTVSYFAVNTLTTAVYDTWLGYSNLGAAAKISAIMLVVIVLFLSGERYSRRKQKLFQTSYTSREDVRYELRGWQKIGAILWCWGLVSVAFILPLLQLASYAYDYFTQSWTSEFKTYALSSLKISVIAAFLATFVAIVVNFTNRLHNSQHSLFFMRAASLGYAVPGTVLAIGVLSPILKMDHWINDIAQMMHFEQPGLVLSGSMFAIVFAMVVRFSAVAIGSVESNLSKVSLSMDMASRTMGCNETQMLRRVHFPMIRRGILVAILLVFIESMKELNAALLLRPFNFETLATYVYNFASDEQLELAALPAVLLVLVGLIPLLIVNRSLERAH, from the coding sequence ATGATGTTCAAACGCTATTTTTGGCTATGTGGTAGCGGAATGTTTGCCCTGCTGCTCATTCTACCGATTGTATCGCTCTTCTATCTTTCGACAGAAGAGGCAGGAGATCTGTTCTCTCACCTTTTTGCTACCGTACTCCCAACTTACACCCTTAATACGTTATTACTGGTGATTGGTGTGATGGGGCTTTCACTGTTTTTTGGAGTCCCATCCGCCTGGCTCATGGCAATGTGTCGGGTGCCCGGAGAAAAATGGCTCCAATGGGCTTTAGTTCTCCCCCTCGCGATGCCTGGGTATATTGTGGGTTATATCTATACCGATTGGTTTGATTATTCAGGCCCCATCCAACAGTGGCTTAGAGGTATTACAGGGTGGACAGCATCTGACTATTGGTTTCCTGATATCCGCACCCTTTTCGGTGCCACATATGTTCTAGCCTTAGTGCTCTATCCTTATATCTATCTGATGTCTCGCTCCGCGTTTATGGAGCAAAATGTCAGCTTACTTCAATCAGCACGGCTTCTTGGTTGTTCTTCTTTTGAAAGTTTTCGCCGCGTTTCTCTACCTCTAGTCCGTCCTGCTGTTGCCGTTGGTTTGTCCTTAGTCGCCATGGAAACATTGGGCGATTTTGGCACCGTCAGCTATTTTGCGGTAAATACACTCACGACTGCGGTCTACGATACTTGGCTAGGTTATTCAAACTTGGGAGCTGCGGCAAAAATATCCGCAATTATGCTCGTCGTGATCGTTCTCTTCCTCAGTGGTGAGCGGTATAGCCGACGCAAACAAAAATTGTTTCAAACCAGTTATACCAGCCGTGAGGATGTGCGCTATGAATTGCGTGGCTGGCAAAAAATCGGAGCCATACTTTGGTGTTGGGGACTCGTGTCAGTCGCCTTTATCCTTCCTCTTCTGCAGCTAGCAAGTTATGCCTACGATTACTTTACTCAAAGTTGGACATCAGAATTCAAGACTTACGCTTTGAGTAGTTTAAAGATCTCTGTTATCGCGGCTTTTTTGGCGACATTTGTCGCTATCGTGGTGAACTTCACAAATCGATTACACAACTCACAACACAGCCTATTTTTTATGCGCGCAGCTTCGTTAGGCTATGCGGTCCCAGGCACAGTACTGGCTATTGGCGTATTATCACCGATTTTAAAAATGGATCACTGGATCAATGACATTGCACAAATGATGCACTTCGAACAACCTGGACTTGTGCTGTCTGGCTCTATGTTTGCTATCGTATTTGCCATGGTAGTCCGGTTTTCCGCTGTTGCTATCGGGAGCGTAGAAAGCAACTTAAGTAAAGTATCTCTTTCTATGGATATGGCCAGTCGTACCATGGGGTGTAATGAAACACAGATGCTAAGGCGTGTACATTTCCCCATGATCAGAAGAGGGATTCTTGTCGCCATTTTGTTGGTGTTTATTGAATCGATGAAAGAGCTTAATGCTGCTTTGCTCCTGAGGCCATTTAATTTTGAAACACTCGCAACCTATGTGTATAACTTTGCTTCTGATGAACAATTAGAACTGGCGGCACTGCCCGCCGTACTTCTGGTTCTAGTTGGCTTAATCCCACTGCTCATTGTTAATCGTTCATTGGAGAGGGCTCACTAA
- a CDS encoding Fe(3+) ABC transporter substrate-binding protein, with product MKKLLTLSVISATLISPSVIAANEVNVYSYRQPFLVKPMFDEFTKETGIKVNVKFAKKGLAEKMKQEGKYSPADVVLATDISLLTELVDKDLVQPLNSNIIKSNVPAQYRDSSDEWFALTVRTRSVYSSRDRLGKLGSDFNYSDLAKPEYKGKICTRSGKHPYNISLVSSIIAHQGEAAAKAWLEGVKTNLARKPQGNDRAQVKAIKEGLCDVSLGNSYYLGKMLNDEKQKAWADAVYINFPNQNSTGTHVNISGMVMAKYSPNHDNAKKLMEFLTDSKAQKMYAEVNYEYPVKPGVQRSELVQSWGEFKADTIPLEEIAKYHSTAVKLLDEVKFDL from the coding sequence ATGAAAAAACTGCTCACTCTTTCAGTGATATCTGCAACGCTGATTAGTCCTTCAGTCATTGCAGCCAACGAAGTTAACGTTTACTCATACCGCCAGCCTTTTCTTGTAAAGCCTATGTTTGATGAATTCACCAAGGAAACGGGTATTAAAGTGAATGTTAAATTTGCCAAAAAAGGACTGGCAGAGAAAATGAAGCAGGAAGGCAAATACAGCCCTGCCGATGTAGTGTTGGCGACAGACATCAGCCTATTGACCGAGTTAGTCGATAAAGATTTAGTCCAGCCGTTAAACAGCAACATAATTAAAAGCAATGTACCAGCACAATACCGCGACAGTTCTGATGAATGGTTTGCCCTTACGGTGCGCACACGCAGTGTCTATTCCTCTCGCGATCGTCTAGGTAAATTAGGCAGCGATTTCAACTACAGCGACCTTGCTAAACCTGAATACAAAGGAAAGATCTGTACTCGTTCTGGCAAGCATCCTTACAATATATCTCTGGTTTCATCCATCATTGCACATCAAGGAGAAGCCGCCGCTAAAGCATGGCTGGAGGGCGTAAAAACCAATCTTGCTCGTAAGCCTCAAGGAAACGATAGAGCCCAAGTCAAAGCCATTAAAGAAGGGCTGTGTGACGTGTCTTTAGGTAACAGTTATTACCTTGGAAAAATGCTCAATGACGAGAAACAAAAAGCATGGGCAGACGCGGTTTACATTAATTTCCCCAATCAAAACTCAACTGGAACCCACGTTAATATCAGTGGCATGGTAATGGCAAAGTACTCGCCAAACCATGACAACGCCAAGAAGCTGATGGAGTTCCTAACTGATTCAAAAGCACAAAAAATGTACGCTGAAGTCAACTATGAATACCCGGTAAAGCCAGGTGTACAACGCTCAGAACTCGTGCAATCTTGGGGTGAGTTTAAAGCGGATACGATACCTTTAGAAGAGATAGCTAAGTATCACAGCACAGCAGTTAAACTTCTTGATGAAGTGAAGTTTGATTTGTAA